From the genome of Agromyces badenianii:
TCGACATCCCGTCGGATCCACGATACCTTACGTCGTAAGTCGTACAACGTAAGGTAAGGATTGCCATGAACAGCACAGAGATCGTGAACGGTACCCGCATGCGGGCCGCCGTCGCCCGACGCTTCGGCGGCCCCGAGGTCGTCGGGGTCGAAGTGGTGCGCAAGCCCGCGCCGAAGCGCGACGAGGTGCTCATCAGGGTGCACGCGAGCACCGTGAGCATCGCCGACCACCGCACCCGCATTCGCGACCTGCCGAAGGGCCTCGGCATCTACGGTCCGATCGCGCTCGGGGTGTTCCGGCCTCGCAAACCCGTGCTCGGCATGGATGCCGCGGGCGTCGTGGAGTCCGTCGGCGCCGACGTCACGCGGCTCGCGCCCGGCGACGAGGTCATCGCGATGCTCGGCGCACGGTTCGGCGGTCACGCCGAGTACGTGTGCGTCTCGGAGCAGAAGGCGGTGACGCGCAAGCCCGCGAACCTGAGCATGGAAGACGCGGTCACCCTCGTCTTCGGCGGTCACACGGCGCTCGCGTTCCTGAACCGCGCCGGCGTGGGGGAGGGCGACGAGGTGCTCGTGAACGGGGCATCCGGAGCCGTCGGCACCGCCGTCGTGCAGCTCGCGAAGCTGCGGGGCGCCGTCGTGACCGGCGTGTGCAGCGGCGCGAACGCCGAGCTCGTGAGGTCGCTCGGAGCCGACCGCGTCATCGACTACCACGTCGACGACTTCACCGCCGAGGGTGCCAGCTATGACGCGATCTTCGACTGCGTCGGCAACGCCGCATTCGCCCGGGTCGAGAAGTCGATCAAGCCCGGCGGCGCACTGCTCATGGTCGTCAGCGACCTCGCGGGCCTGCTCGGCGCCTCGCGCAACAGCCGGCGGAGCGGCAAGGTCGTGACGGCGGCGGGCGTGGATGTCTCGGCCGACGATCTCGCCACCATCGTGCAGCTCGCCGAGGCCGGGCGCTACCGCGCCGTCGTCGATCGCACCTACGGCCTCGACGAGATCGTCGAGGCGCATCGGTACGTCGACACGGGTCGCAAGCGGGGCAACGTGGTGCTGCGCATCCGGTAGCCCGGGAGGCGGGTGGCGGGCGGCGGCCGCCGTCGTCGGCCCCGCGGCATCCACCCGGGGGTCAGGCCTCGGGCAGATCGGTCGCCATGTCGAAGCCCGTGACGACCTCGCCGGCGGGTTCGTAGACGAGCTGCATGGCCCCCTTCGGAAAGACCTTCGGCGGCTCGGCGAGCCGGAAGGCGCCCGGGGCGCCGCCGCTCCAGAGCCGTTTGCCCGTGCCGAAGACCACCGGGTAGACCAAGAGGTTCAGCCGGTCGACGAGGCCCTCGTTCAGGAGCGTTCGCACGAGGTCACCGCTGCCGATGACATGGATCTCGTCGAATCGGTCGCGGATGGAGCGCACCTCGGTCGCGACATCCGTCACCACGGTCGTGCCGGCCCAGCTCGGGTCGGTCAGCGTGCGCGACGCCACGAACTTCGGCACGGCGTTGAACTTGACCGCGATCGGCTGATCGCCCTGGTTCGGCCAGTAGCCGGCGAAGATGTCGTAGGTCTTGCGGCCGAGCAGCAGCGCCTGGAGGCGATCGATGCCGGCGCCGATCGACTCACCGGACTCCTCGTCGAGGTACGGGCCCTGCCAGCCGCCGAACTCGAAGCCGCCCTCGGGATCCTCCTCAGGGCCGCCCGGTGCCTGGTAGACCCCGTCGAGCGTGATGAAGAGGTCGACGACGATGATTCCCATGATGTGCTCCTTCGCGTGATCCCGCCTGCACCATACGGCCGATCGCGCATCGCCGCGAGCCCCCACCGCCTGGCGAGCGCGCACCGCCTGCGAGCGCGCACCGCCTGCGAGCGCGACCTGCACCGGCACGGAGCCGGTCAGCGCGATGGGGGTGTGATCGTCTCGATGCCGGGGCGAAGCGCGACGAGCGCGCGCTCGACGATCTCGTCGGTGTCACCCGAGACGTCGATCGTGCACCCCGCCTCGTCGGGTGCAAGGAGCTCGAGCGTCGCCAGCTGCGAGTCGAGCAGGCTCAGCGGCATGAAGTGGCCGCTGCGAGCGGCCGCCCGGGCAGCGAGCAGTTCGGCGGAGCCGTGCAGGTGCAGGAACACCGTCGACGGTGCGACGTCGCGGAGACGATCGCGGTAGTCGCGCTTCAATGCCGAGCAGGCCATCACCATGCCGGTGTTCGCCGCCTGGAGCTCGGCGCCCACCAGGTCGAGCCACGGGCCGCGGTCGTGGTCGTCGAGGGCGATGCCCGACGTCATCTTGCGGAGATTCACCTCGGGATGCAGGTCGTCGGCATCACGGAACGGCACGCCGAGACGGTCGGCGAGCGCTCGGCCGACCGTCGACTTGCCGGCCGCTGAGACGCCCATGACGACGATGCGGAGAGCCATGCTCCGAGCCTAGCCACGCCGCCCGTGTCGTGCCCGGCGGAGTGCGCGAACGACGTGGACGCATCGACGGCCGAGGCGTAGCCTGAGCGCGAATCCATCGGCAAGGGGGCATCATGGCGA
Proteins encoded in this window:
- a CDS encoding NAD(P)-dependent alcohol dehydrogenase; amino-acid sequence: MNSTEIVNGTRMRAAVARRFGGPEVVGVEVVRKPAPKRDEVLIRVHASTVSIADHRTRIRDLPKGLGIYGPIALGVFRPRKPVLGMDAAGVVESVGADVTRLAPGDEVIAMLGARFGGHAEYVCVSEQKAVTRKPANLSMEDAVTLVFGGHTALAFLNRAGVGEGDEVLVNGASGAVGTAVVQLAKLRGAVVTGVCSGANAELVRSLGADRVIDYHVDDFTAEGASYDAIFDCVGNAAFARVEKSIKPGGALLMVVSDLAGLLGASRNSRRSGKVVTAAGVDVSADDLATIVQLAEAGRYRAVVDRTYGLDEIVEAHRYVDTGRKRGNVVLRIR
- a CDS encoding dihydrofolate reductase family protein, with the translated sequence MGIIVVDLFITLDGVYQAPGGPEEDPEGGFEFGGWQGPYLDEESGESIGAGIDRLQALLLGRKTYDIFAGYWPNQGDQPIAVKFNAVPKFVASRTLTDPSWAGTTVVTDVATEVRSIRDRFDEIHVIGSGDLVRTLLNEGLVDRLNLLVYPVVFGTGKRLWSGGAPGAFRLAEPPKVFPKGAMQLVYEPAGEVVTGFDMATDLPEA
- a CDS encoding gluconokinase, which gives rise to MALRIVVMGVSAAGKSTVGRALADRLGVPFRDADDLHPEVNLRKMTSGIALDDHDRGPWLDLVGAELQAANTGMVMACSALKRDYRDRLRDVAPSTVFLHLHGSAELLAARAAARSGHFMPLSLLDSQLATLELLAPDEAGCTIDVSGDTDEIVERALVALRPGIETITPPSR